From Candidatus Pedobacter colombiensis, one genomic window encodes:
- a CDS encoding FMN-binding glutamate synthase family protein, with protein sequence MRKAFIAIAAFLVALTVMLGLTYPPLWWIAIFTGPVVLLGIYDLYQPKHSIVRNYPVLGRLRYLMEDLRPKVYQYFVESDTNGKPFSRLNRSLIYQRAKMENDTIPFGTQLDVYENGYEWLSHSISAISHHELNSDPRVLVGGPACLKPYSASIYNISAMSFGSLSQNAIMALNGGAKLGNFAHNTGEGGISDYHASPGGDLIWQIGTGYFGCRHHDGTFNPDAFAERAQGDQVKMVEIKLSQGAKPGHGGILPGRKVTPEIARIRLVKEGLDVISPPGHSAFKTPIELLGFVKQLRELSGGKPVGIKLCIGRRSEFFAICKAMVETGIYVDFITVDGGEGGTGASPQEFSNAVGMPLREAVAFVFDVLTGFNLKQHIKIIASGKVASGFDLVKNIALGADLCNSARGMMFALGCIQALECNSNTCPTGVATQDPSLMKGLVVEDKKVRVFNFHRLTVASAVELLGAAGLHHPYQLTRAYVNRRIAPNVMQSYMESFPYIPEGSLLQTPYPLRFELGMALSTSSSFVPTDYKVSLIDYTHANSYSDSLDEGKSKP encoded by the coding sequence ATGAGAAAAGCATTTATCGCAATTGCGGCATTTTTAGTAGCGTTAACTGTGATGTTGGGATTAACTTATCCACCGCTATGGTGGATCGCCATTTTTACCGGTCCGGTTGTTTTGTTAGGTATTTATGATCTATATCAGCCTAAACATAGTATTGTAAGGAATTATCCTGTTTTAGGTAGATTAAGGTATTTGATGGAGGATCTCAGACCTAAAGTTTATCAGTATTTTGTAGAGAGTGATACCAATGGTAAACCTTTCAGTCGTTTAAATCGCTCCCTGATTTATCAAAGGGCCAAAATGGAAAATGATACCATACCTTTTGGAACGCAATTAGATGTGTATGAGAATGGCTATGAATGGTTGAGCCATAGTATTTCAGCTATCAGTCACCACGAACTGAATTCAGATCCGCGTGTATTGGTTGGTGGACCGGCTTGTTTAAAGCCTTATTCTGCCAGTATCTATAACATTTCGGCTATGAGCTTTGGTTCATTAAGTCAGAATGCGATCATGGCCCTAAACGGAGGTGCTAAGCTGGGTAACTTTGCACACAATACAGGTGAAGGTGGAATAAGTGATTATCATGCCAGTCCAGGTGGAGATTTGATTTGGCAGATTGGAACCGGATATTTCGGTTGCCGTCACCACGATGGGACTTTTAACCCTGATGCTTTTGCCGAACGTGCTCAAGGCGATCAGGTTAAAATGGTTGAAATTAAGCTTTCACAAGGTGCTAAGCCTGGCCATGGTGGGATATTGCCTGGCCGTAAGGTTACACCCGAAATTGCAAGAATCAGGTTGGTAAAAGAAGGGTTGGATGTAATTTCTCCTCCAGGCCATTCTGCTTTTAAAACTCCAATTGAGTTGTTGGGTTTTGTAAAACAGCTTCGTGAACTATCGGGAGGGAAGCCTGTTGGTATAAAATTGTGTATCGGACGTAGAAGTGAGTTTTTTGCGATTTGTAAGGCAATGGTAGAAACTGGTATCTATGTAGATTTTATTACTGTGGATGGTGGTGAAGGTGGTACCGGTGCTTCTCCACAAGAGTTTTCAAATGCTGTAGGTATGCCTTTGCGAGAGGCTGTAGCTTTTGTGTTTGACGTGCTTACAGGATTTAACCTAAAACAGCATATTAAAATAATAGCCTCGGGTAAAGTGGCTTCAGGATTTGATCTGGTTAAAAATATTGCCCTTGGTGCTGATTTATGTAATTCTGCAAGAGGGATGATGTTTGCATTAGGATGTATACAGGCATTGGAATGTAACAGTAATACTTGTCCAACAGGTGTTGCAACTCAAGATCCTAGTTTAATGAAAGGTCTGGTTGTGGAGGATAAAAAAGTGAGGGTATTTAACTTCCACAGGCTCACCGTAGCTAGCGCAGTTGAATTGCTAGGTGCAGCAGGTTTACATCATCCTTATCAGCTTACAAGGGCTTATGTTAATCGTAGGATAGCTCCAAACGTAATGCAGTCATATATGGAGAGTTTTCCTTATATACCGGAAGGTAGTTTGTTGCAAACACCTTATCCGTTAAGGTTTGAATTAGGTATGGCATTGAGTACTTCATCAAGTTTTGTACCTACAGATTATAAGGTGTCTCTTATTGATTATACACATGCAAACTCTTATTCAGACAGTTTGGATGAAGGTAAAAGTAAGCCTTAA
- a CDS encoding L-threonylcarbamoyladenylate synthase, with translation MFIKIYPENPNPKAIEQVVEVLKKGGLIIYPTDTVYGLGCDITNQKAIEKICRIRGIKPEKANFSFICSDLRHISDYIKPIDTATFRVLKKALPGPFTFIFNANNNVPKLLSSNKKTVGIRVPDNEIAQEIVRQLGNPILSTSIRDDDEVIEYSTDPELIHEKYEDLVDIVIDGGYGDNEASTVVDCTSGDFEIIREGKGDLNSLL, from the coding sequence ATGTTTATCAAAATCTATCCTGAGAACCCAAATCCTAAAGCAATAGAACAAGTTGTTGAGGTCTTAAAAAAGGGAGGATTAATCATCTATCCTACTGATACTGTGTATGGTTTAGGTTGCGACATCACCAATCAAAAGGCTATTGAGAAAATATGCAGGATAAGAGGGATTAAACCTGAAAAGGCAAATTTTTCTTTTATATGTTCTGATCTGAGACACATTTCTGATTACATCAAACCTATTGATACTGCAACTTTCAGAGTGCTTAAAAAGGCGCTTCCTGGTCCGTTTACATTTATTTTCAATGCAAACAACAATGTACCAAAACTACTTAGTTCTAATAAAAAAACTGTAGGTATAAGGGTGCCCGACAATGAGATTGCACAGGAGATTGTAAGGCAATTGGGAAACCCTATTCTTTCTACCTCTATCCGTGATGATGATGAGGTAATTGAGTACTCGACAGACCCAGAGTTGATCCATGAAAAATACGAGGATTTAGTAGATATCGTAATCGATGGCGGATATGGTGACAATGAAGCATCTACTGTTGTAGACTGTACCTCGGGTGATTTTGAGATTATCCGTGAAGGAAAAGGAGATCTCAACAGCCTTCTATAA
- the trpD gene encoding anthranilate phosphoribosyltransferase: protein MKKILNHLFENKTFSRAEAQRILTAIAMGEFNTSQIAAFITAYGMRNITVEELQGFRDAMLDLCIKLDFSDFELVDLCGTGGDGKDTFNISTLASFVTAGAGYKVAKHGNYGVSSGCGSSNVMEYLGYSFTNNQDVLKRSLDQAGICFIHAPLFNPAMKTVAPIRKELGVKTFFNMLGPMVNPAQPKNQIVGVFSLELARLYAYLYQDTDKNYTILHAVNGFDEVSLTCDIKTFSKKGEALIKVADLGFEQITEDRIKGGDTVESSAEIFMNVLNGKGTDEQNSVVLCNAALAIQTIDDTKTFGDCFYEAEASLMGEKAMDSFKKLTGR, encoded by the coding sequence ATGAAGAAGATACTTAATCACCTGTTTGAAAACAAGACCTTTAGCAGAGCCGAAGCGCAAAGGATTTTAACGGCTATCGCAATGGGGGAGTTTAATACTTCGCAAATCGCTGCATTCATTACGGCTTATGGTATGCGTAATATTACCGTTGAAGAGTTGCAGGGCTTTAGGGATGCAATGCTTGATTTGTGTATAAAATTAGATTTTTCTGATTTTGAGCTGGTAGATCTTTGTGGTACTGGTGGCGATGGCAAGGATACCTTTAACATTTCTACTCTGGCCTCATTTGTTACAGCGGGAGCCGGGTATAAAGTAGCTAAACATGGTAATTATGGAGTGTCATCTGGCTGCGGATCATCTAATGTGATGGAATACCTGGGGTATTCGTTTACCAATAATCAGGATGTGTTAAAAAGAAGTCTCGATCAGGCCGGTATTTGTTTCATTCATGCTCCTTTATTTAATCCGGCAATGAAAACTGTTGCACCTATCCGTAAAGAACTTGGTGTAAAAACGTTTTTCAATATGCTGGGGCCAATGGTTAATCCGGCGCAACCCAAAAATCAGATTGTAGGTGTTTTTAGCCTGGAGCTTGCACGTTTATACGCTTATTTATATCAGGATACAGATAAAAACTATACCATATTACATGCTGTTAATGGTTTTGATGAGGTTTCTTTAACCTGCGATATCAAAACTTTCAGCAAAAAAGGAGAGGCGCTGATAAAAGTAGCTGATCTGGGTTTTGAGCAGATCACTGAAGATCGCATAAAAGGGGGAGATACGGTTGAGTCATCCGCTGAGATATTCATGAATGTGTTGAATGGTAAAGGTACTGATGAACAGAATAGCGTGGTGTTATGTAACGCTGCCCTGGCCATACAGACCATAGATGATACTAAAACTTTTGGAGATTGCTTTTATGAAGCCGAAGCTTCTTTGATGGGAGAAAAGGCAATGGATAGCTTTAAAAAACTAACAGGAAGATAA
- the nhaA gene encoding Na+/H+ antiporter NhaA, with amino-acid sequence MAKSLNLQAFKDFFRSGQIGGVILLVCVAVSLFIANSSYASAFSTLLATDLGFTFGTQAFTFSVSAWINDALMAIFFLLVGLEIKREMVEGELSSIKKASLPVVAALGGMLVPAFIYFMLNKGHSTASGWGIPMATDIAFALAIISMLGKSVPTSLKVFLAALAIVDDLGAILVIAVFYTNQVHFDYLLMAGGVFALLLAFNFFNIKQLYFYIIPGIFLWYFIHHSGIHATIAGVLLALTIPTNKTNVESPLEKLEHLLNGPVNYFIMPVFALANTNITFQKEMISGLASPLGLGIIIGLFMGKTVGVTLFSWIAVKLKLGSLPSRSGWKHIIGLGMLAGIGFTMSIFISLLSFSDELHITEAKFAVLCASVISGLIGFIFLKSIPKKKAEVIA; translated from the coding sequence ATGGCTAAATCATTAAATCTACAAGCTTTTAAAGACTTCTTTCGTTCTGGTCAAATTGGTGGGGTTATATTACTTGTTTGCGTAGCTGTTTCTCTATTTATTGCCAATTCATCATATGCCTCAGCGTTTTCTACATTATTGGCTACAGACTTAGGTTTTACCTTCGGTACACAAGCTTTTACATTTAGTGTATCAGCCTGGATAAATGATGCCTTAATGGCCATATTCTTTTTATTGGTAGGACTTGAGATTAAAAGGGAAATGGTGGAAGGCGAACTTTCTTCTATAAAAAAAGCATCTCTACCTGTAGTAGCTGCTTTAGGCGGAATGCTGGTCCCCGCTTTCATTTATTTCATGCTCAACAAAGGACATTCTACCGCTTCGGGCTGGGGTATTCCTATGGCTACAGACATTGCTTTTGCACTAGCTATTATATCCATGCTTGGCAAAAGCGTACCTACTTCTTTAAAAGTATTTTTAGCAGCTTTGGCTATTGTAGACGACCTTGGCGCTATTTTAGTAATTGCTGTATTTTACACCAATCAAGTTCATTTTGATTATCTGCTGATGGCCGGTGGAGTTTTTGCCCTATTACTAGCCTTTAATTTTTTTAATATTAAACAACTCTATTTTTACATTATACCCGGCATATTTCTATGGTATTTTATTCACCACTCAGGTATACATGCTACCATTGCAGGGGTACTTCTAGCCTTAACCATTCCAACAAATAAAACCAACGTGGAATCGCCGCTCGAAAAGTTGGAGCATTTGCTTAACGGACCTGTAAATTATTTTATCATGCCTGTTTTCGCATTAGCCAATACCAATATCACCTTTCAAAAGGAGATGATCAGCGGACTTGCATCCCCACTTGGTCTGGGTATTATTATCGGCTTGTTTATGGGCAAAACCGTAGGGGTGACGCTATTCTCATGGATAGCCGTAAAACTTAAACTTGGCAGTCTACCTAGCAGATCTGGCTGGAAACATATTATAGGGTTAGGTATGCTGGCCGGCATCGGCTTTACCATGTCCATTTTTATTTCCTTATTATCTTTTAGTGATGAGCTTCATATTACAGAAGCTAAGTTTGCAGTGCTTTGTGCTTCTGTAATATCAGGCCTCATTGGGTTTATCTTTTTAAAATCTATTCCTAAAAAGAAAGCAGAAGTTATTGCTTAA
- the trpB gene encoding tryptophan synthase subunit beta produces the protein MSYFVNDKGYYGDFGGAYIPEMLYPNVEELRQNYLKIIGDESFQKEFHQLLKDYVGRPSPLYLANRLSKKYNANIFLKREDLNHTGAHKINNTIGQILLAERLGKKRIIAETGAGQHGVATATVCALRGLECVVYMGEVDIQRQAPNVARMKMLGAKVVPATSGSKTLKDATNEAMRDWINNPVDTHYIIGSVVGPHPYPDMVAIFQSIISEETRKQLIEQTGNDQPDYVLACVGGGSNAMGMFYHFIDDEKVKLIAVEAGGKGVDTGFSAATTFLGKEGVLHGSRSILMQTADGQVVEPHSVSAGLDYPGIGPQHAHLFKTGRGQYVSITDDEALQAGLLLTQMEGIIPAIESAHALAYLEKMTFTGKENVVVCLSGRGDKDMDTYMKYFNL, from the coding sequence ATGAGTTATTTTGTAAATGATAAAGGTTATTATGGAGATTTTGGTGGAGCATATATCCCCGAAATGCTTTATCCCAATGTAGAAGAGCTGAGACAGAATTACCTTAAAATAATTGGCGATGAATCCTTCCAAAAGGAATTTCATCAGCTACTTAAAGATTATGTTGGCCGACCTTCTCCTTTGTATCTGGCTAACCGCCTGTCGAAAAAATACAATGCCAATATTTTTCTGAAAAGAGAGGATTTGAATCATACCGGTGCGCATAAGATTAACAATACCATTGGACAGATCCTATTGGCTGAACGCCTTGGTAAAAAACGCATTATTGCCGAAACAGGTGCAGGTCAGCATGGCGTAGCTACTGCGACGGTATGTGCTTTAAGAGGTTTAGAGTGCGTAGTCTATATGGGAGAGGTGGATATTCAACGTCAGGCTCCTAATGTAGCCAGGATGAAAATGCTAGGAGCAAAAGTGGTACCGGCAACTTCAGGTAGTAAAACTTTAAAGGATGCGACTAATGAGGCCATGCGCGACTGGATCAACAACCCTGTTGATACCCATTATATCATTGGATCGGTAGTTGGACCACATCCTTATCCTGATATGGTGGCCATCTTTCAATCTATTATCTCTGAAGAAACCAGGAAGCAATTGATTGAACAAACAGGAAATGATCAGCCTGACTATGTACTGGCTTGCGTTGGCGGTGGTAGTAATGCAATGGGGATGTTTTACCATTTTATTGATGATGAAAAGGTAAAGCTGATTGCTGTTGAAGCTGGTGGTAAAGGCGTAGATACCGGTTTCTCGGCTGCAACAACATTCTTAGGTAAAGAAGGTGTATTGCATGGAAGCAGAAGTATTTTGATGCAGACAGCCGATGGACAGGTGGTAGAGCCTCATTCTGTGTCGGCTGGATTAGACTACCCTGGTATCGGCCCTCAACATGCACATTTGTTTAAAACAGGTCGTGGACAATATGTATCTATCACAGATGATGAAGCGTTACAGGCTGGTTTGTTACTTACTCAAATGGAGGGAATTATTCCTGCAATTGAGAGCGCACACGCGTTGGCTTACCTGGAGAAGATGACCTTCACCGGAAAAGAAAATGTAGTCGTTTGTCTGTCGGGAAGAGGAGATAAGGATATGGATACTTATATGAAGTACTTTAATTTATAA
- the trpA gene encoding tryptophan synthase subunit alpha: MSRIKELFQNKKNILSIYYTAGYPGLNDTLQIAEALEQSGADLLEIGFPYSDPVADGPTIQASSKQSLDQGMALKLLFEQLKDLRKKVSIPVLLMGYVNPVLQFGVENFCKACVEVGVDGCIVPDLPMVEYEELYQTIFEENGLSNIFLVTPQTSPDRIHKIDRLSNGFIYLLSSSATTGQHLQVSESTENYFSRIADMKLNNPTMIGFGINSKATFDKACQYANGAIIGSAFVKALDANDLNGSIKTFMQKFKQ, encoded by the coding sequence ATGAGCAGAATAAAGGAACTTTTTCAGAACAAAAAGAACATATTATCAATATACTATACGGCGGGTTATCCGGGATTAAACGATACGTTACAGATAGCAGAAGCATTGGAGCAGTCTGGGGCCGACCTTTTAGAGATCGGATTTCCCTATTCTGATCCGGTTGCTGATGGGCCAACCATTCAGGCCAGTAGCAAACAATCATTAGACCAGGGAATGGCCTTGAAACTGTTGTTTGAGCAACTTAAAGATCTTCGCAAAAAGGTAAGTATTCCTGTTTTACTGATGGGATATGTAAATCCTGTTTTGCAATTTGGCGTAGAGAATTTTTGTAAAGCTTGTGTGGAAGTAGGAGTAGATGGTTGCATTGTGCCCGATCTACCTATGGTAGAATATGAAGAATTATATCAAACGATATTTGAGGAAAATGGTTTGAGTAACATCTTTTTAGTTACCCCTCAAACTTCGCCGGATCGTATCCATAAAATTGATAGATTAAGCAATGGCTTTATTTACCTACTATCTTCTTCCGCTACTACAGGTCAGCATCTGCAAGTGTCAGAAAGTACAGAGAACTATTTCTCCAGAATTGCCGATATGAAGTTAAATAACCCAACGATGATCGGTTTTGGAATCAACAGCAAAGCAACCTTTGATAAGGCTTGTCAGTATGCCAATGGTGCAATTATAGGTAGCGCCTTTGTTAAAGCACTTGATGCAAATGATTTAAACGGCAGCATCAAAACTTTTATGCAAAAATTTAAGCAATAA
- a CDS encoding phosphoribosylanthranilate isomerase, which produces MDVKLKVCGMRLPDNIQAVASLQPDYLGFIFYRGSKRFVDGLTPSFVKNLPAGIRRTGVFVNEELDRVAQLSVLYGLNAVQLHGQEPVKYCIALKGLLADAGTVLIKAFGVDEQFDLDILNAYANVADYFLFDTQTPDHGGSGKVFNWSLLEKYKLNKPYFLSGGIGLDSIEQLKQINDSRLYAVDINSRFELAPGLKDIDKLNDFKHKLTI; this is translated from the coding sequence ATGGATGTTAAACTGAAAGTATGCGGAATGAGATTGCCTGACAACATACAGGCTGTTGCCTCTTTGCAACCCGATTATTTAGGCTTTATCTTTTATAGAGGGTCTAAACGTTTTGTGGATGGTTTAACTCCTTCCTTTGTTAAAAATTTACCCGCAGGTATCAGGCGCACAGGTGTTTTTGTAAATGAAGAACTGGATAGGGTTGCTCAGCTGTCGGTTTTGTATGGGTTAAATGCTGTTCAGCTACATGGGCAAGAGCCTGTAAAATATTGCATTGCCTTAAAAGGGCTGCTTGCAGATGCCGGTACAGTGTTGATAAAAGCATTTGGCGTGGATGAGCAATTTGATTTAGATATCCTAAATGCCTATGCAAATGTAGCCGATTACTTTTTGTTTGATACGCAAACCCCGGATCATGGTGGCTCGGGTAAAGTTTTTAACTGGTCGCTTCTGGAAAAATATAAGCTAAATAAGCCTTATTTTTTAAGTGGAGGCATAGGTCTGGATAGTATTGAGCAGTTGAAACAAATAAATGATTCCCGTTTGTATGCCGTTGACATCAACAGCAGATTTGAGCTGGCACCGGGTTTAAAGGATATAGATAAATTGAACGATTTTAAGCATAAACTAACAATATGA